A part of Planctomycetota bacterium genomic DNA contains:
- a CDS encoding DEAD/DEAH box helicase yields the protein MTQTSSITFTSLGLSRPLLTALTDEGYTTPTPIQAQAIPAGIAGRDLLGVAQTGTGKTAAFGLPILHRLSTAPRDASRRGPVLPRALILSPTRELASQIGESFAVYGRHTGLAGTVIFGGVSQFHQVRDLHRGVDILVATPGRLIDLMEQRLVNLTEISIFVLDEADRMLDMGFIKPIRRIAAALPAARQTMLFSATLPREIVSLAESLMRDPVRVSVSRAAAAEPKIEQAMYMVPRERKQALLTHLLREGAIERAVVFTKTKHGADRVARRLHAGGIHAVAIHGNKAQNQRTRALDSFRAGHAKVLVATDVAARGLDVDGITHVFNFDLPMEPEAYVHRIGRTGRAGASGIAVTFCDSEERDLLRAVERTTGARIPTLALPALPEIAPDVKRDDPRESYSRPQQGRPQQGRSHHVRAADGRSQPARATRSADGRPASDRPAPKRTARAAMPGAGVPHKAGAPRPAGAPTQRPSAPPSDRPAGTPRHPSAPGGHAPASNGHTPRRPGFMARNTTRRPAGRA from the coding sequence TTGACTCAGACTTCGTCCATCACGTTCACCTCACTCGGGCTGTCGCGCCCGCTCCTCACCGCCCTGACCGACGAGGGCTACACCACGCCCACGCCCATCCAGGCGCAGGCGATTCCGGCGGGCATCGCCGGGCGCGACCTGCTCGGCGTCGCCCAGACCGGCACGGGCAAGACCGCCGCGTTCGGGCTGCCGATCCTGCACCGCCTGAGCACGGCCCCGCGCGACGCGAGCCGGCGCGGGCCGGTCCTGCCGCGGGCGCTCATCTTGTCGCCCACGCGTGAGCTCGCGTCGCAGATCGGCGAGAGCTTCGCGGTGTACGGGCGGCACACGGGTCTGGCCGGCACCGTCATCTTCGGGGGCGTGTCGCAGTTTCACCAGGTGCGCGACCTGCACCGGGGCGTGGACATCCTCGTCGCGACGCCCGGGCGGCTCATTGATCTGATGGAGCAGCGCCTCGTGAACCTGACGGAGATCAGCATCTTCGTGCTCGACGAGGCCGACCGGATGCTCGACATGGGCTTCATCAAGCCGATCCGGCGGATCGCGGCGGCGCTGCCCGCCGCCCGCCAGACGATGCTGTTCTCGGCGACGCTCCCGCGCGAGATCGTGAGCCTGGCCGAGTCGCTGATGCGCGACCCGGTGCGGGTGTCGGTCTCGCGGGCCGCGGCGGCCGAGCCCAAGATCGAGCAGGCGATGTACATGGTCCCGCGCGAGCGCAAGCAGGCGTTGCTGACGCACCTGCTGCGCGAGGGCGCGATCGAGCGGGCGGTGGTCTTCACGAAGACCAAGCACGGCGCGGACCGCGTCGCGCGCCGTCTGCACGCCGGGGGCATCCACGCGGTCGCGATCCACGGCAACAAGGCCCAGAACCAGCGCACGCGCGCGCTCGACAGCTTCCGTGCCGGGCACGCGAAGGTGCTCGTCGCGACCGACGTCGCGGCCCGCGGGCTGGATGTCGACGGCATCACGCACGTCTTCAACTTCGACCTGCCGATGGAGCCCGAGGCCTACGTGCACCGCATCGGCCGCACGGGGCGCGCGGGCGCCAGCGGCATCGCGGTCACGTTCTGCGACAGCGAGGAGCGCGACCTGCTCCGCGCCGTCGAACGCACCACGGGCGCCCGCATCCCCACGCTGGCGCTGCCGGCACTGCCCGAGATCGCGCCGGACGTGAAGCGCGACGACCCGCGCGAGTCGTACTCGCGCCCCCAGCAGGGACGCCCCCAGCAGGGACGCTCGCACCACGTCCGCGCCGCGGATGGGCGCTCGCAGCCCGCCCGCGCGACGCGCTCGGCGGACGGGCGGCCTGCGTCTGACCGCCCCGCGCCCAAGCGCACCGCCCGGGCCGCGATGCCCGGCGCGGGCGTGCCCCACAAGGCCGGCGCACCCAGGCCCGCCGGGGCGCCCACACAGCGTCCCTCGGCCCCGCCGTCCGACCGACCCGCCGGCACGCCGCGCCATCCGTCCGCGCCCGGCGGCCACGCCCCGGCCTCGAACGGGCACACGCCCCGCCGCCCCGGGTTCATGGCACGCAACACCACCCGTCGCCCCGCGGGGCGGGCCTGA
- a CDS encoding endonuclease/exonuclease/phosphatase family protein gives MAISNAALAQPALQLRPIAALGPGAKKEISGIVRSRTQPDVFWTINDSGDEPRVYPVRADGTVVGSERDAQTPGVLIGGAINSDWEDIAVDGSARLIVPDFGNNSNARRDLTLYILEEPEATAERTNWTCKIVFRYPDQPSFPAPSDNRNFDAEALFTVGDDLYILSKNRSDTFTKLYRVERTEDAGLPLPGRVTTLTYVDRFDLGGQATGADCSPDGLRLAVLTYTHVFLFERASLDVPFFASRVRARAYTVPGGDSDSESICFEDDEHLLIADEARGELFRVAIADIPEVRPAHPVPPGDPAHDLRVMSFNIRYEGANDGPNAWPRRVALVERAIRDQDPDVLGLQEVEAAQADWLRATFPSHAFHGVGRIDAARSGEFAPIMFRAERFTALASGHFWLSETPDVPGSKGWDGACERMASWVRLLDRCTGRPVLVLNTHLDHVGVRARREGLALIRARLGALAEGAPVIVTGDFNTSADGPDAAAVLRDAALADTFRAVYPARDADEATFSGWDGRIAGERIDWILAAPGLGVVNASIERRMDTGRTPSDHWPVTATLRWAPAQGIE, from the coding sequence GTGGCTATCAGCAATGCCGCGCTCGCGCAGCCGGCGCTGCAGTTGCGTCCGATCGCGGCGCTTGGCCCGGGGGCGAAGAAGGAGATCTCGGGCATCGTCCGCAGCCGCACGCAGCCGGACGTGTTCTGGACGATCAACGATTCGGGCGACGAGCCGCGGGTGTATCCCGTCCGGGCCGATGGCACGGTGGTGGGTTCCGAGCGCGACGCCCAGACGCCCGGCGTGCTCATCGGCGGGGCGATCAACTCCGACTGGGAGGACATCGCGGTGGACGGGTCGGCGCGCCTCATCGTGCCTGATTTCGGCAACAACTCCAACGCGCGGCGTGATCTCACGCTGTACATCCTCGAGGAGCCCGAGGCGACGGCGGAGCGCACGAACTGGACGTGCAAGATCGTGTTCCGGTATCCGGATCAGCCCTCGTTCCCCGCGCCCAGCGACAATCGCAACTTCGACGCCGAGGCGCTGTTCACCGTCGGCGACGACCTGTACATCCTGAGCAAGAACCGGTCGGACACGTTCACGAAGCTGTACCGCGTCGAGCGGACCGAAGACGCCGGCCTGCCCCTGCCCGGGCGCGTCACGACGCTGACGTACGTGGACCGCTTCGATCTCGGCGGGCAGGCGACTGGCGCCGACTGCTCGCCCGACGGGCTGCGTCTGGCGGTGCTGACCTACACGCACGTGTTTCTGTTCGAGCGTGCGTCGCTCGACGTGCCGTTCTTCGCCTCGCGCGTGCGGGCGCGGGCATACACCGTGCCCGGGGGCGACAGCGACAGCGAGTCGATCTGCTTCGAGGACGACGAGCACCTGCTGATCGCCGACGAGGCGCGGGGCGAGCTCTTCCGCGTGGCGATCGCCGACATTCCCGAGGTCCGCCCCGCGCACCCCGTGCCGCCGGGCGATCCCGCGCACGACCTCCGCGTGATGTCGTTCAACATCCGCTACGAGGGCGCGAACGACGGCCCGAACGCCTGGCCCCGGCGCGTGGCGCTGGTCGAGCGCGCGATCCGCGATCAGGATCCGGACGTCCTGGGTCTGCAGGAGGTGGAGGCGGCGCAGGCCGACTGGCTGCGCGCGACGTTCCCGTCGCACGCGTTCCACGGCGTGGGGCGCATCGACGCCGCGCGGTCCGGCGAGTTTGCGCCGATCATGTTCCGCGCCGAACGGTTCACGGCGCTGGCCTCCGGGCACTTCTGGCTGAGCGAGACGCCCGACGTGCCGGGCTCCAAGGGCTGGGACGGCGCGTGCGAGCGCATGGCCTCGTGGGTTCGCCTGCTCGATCGGTGCACCGGGCGCCCCGTGCTCGTGCTGAACACGCACCTCGACCATGTGGGCGTGCGGGCGCGGCGTGAAGGGCTCGCCCTCATCCGCGCGCGCCTCGGCGCGCTCGCGGAGGGCGCGCCGGTGATCGTCACGGGCGACTTCAACACGAGCGCCGACGGCCCGGACGCCGCCGCCGTGCTGCGCGATGCCGCTCTCGCCGACACCTTCCGCGCGGTGTACCCCGCGCGCGACGCCGACGAAGCGACGTTCAGCGGCTGGGACGGGCGCATTGCGGGCGAGCGCATCGACTGGATCCTCGCGGCGCCGGGGTTGGGCGTCGTCAACGCCTCGATCGAACGCCGGATGGACACGGGGCGCACGCCGAGCGACCACTGGCCGGTGACGGCGACGCTGCGGTGGGCGCCCGCTCAGGGCATCGAGTAG